The nucleotide window GCTGTGTCTGCGGCTCGATGAACGGGACGCTCCAGTCCAGGCTCCGCAACCAATCCCAGACCGGCACGGCTGTGCTGCTCGTCAGCAGCACCCGCGTATGGCGCGCCTGTTCCTGCTGCTCCACTGAGAGATAGCGACCTGACAGCGCCTGTAGCCGATAACCTGGCTCCAACCCGATCAACGCAGCCAGTCCGCTCCAGCGCAGCATGTGCACCTCCAGTTGCCACAAGTCCCCCTCTACAACCGCCGAGCGGTGCTGGTTGGCCTGCTGAAGCTCGACCTCGAAGCGCTGCTTGCCCTGTGCATGGAAAACGACCGTCGCCAGCGGAGTGCTGTTCGCTGTGGCCTGATAGTCGCGGACTTCGTACGCAATGAGACCGATCATCGCCGTGAGTACGAGCAGCAGCATGCCGAACGTGCCTCGCAGCCAGCCGAGCAGCCAGCTGCCGCCGAACAACACGCGCAGCGCCACCCACAGAACCACCAGAGCGAGTAACGCCACCACCAACGCGAGCCCGAGATATTGCATGAATGCGCCTCTCCCAACGAGTGCGGCATTATCCGCAGCGTCCAGGCAGGCATCCAGCATGGTCGTGGGACATCCATCACGAGTCGGCAACTTGGCTTGCACGCGATCACGACCCATCATCGGTATGAGCTCCATCCGCTGACTTGTTGCAGGCATCGTCTTATGCTGGAGCCCCTTGTTCCGGCCTCACGAGTGCCTATGCCATTCGCGTTCGAACTCGCCCTTGACCCTATTTCCCTGCTGGCACTGATTATCGTGGCGTTCATCGCCGGCTTCATCGATGCAATCGCCGGTGGCGGCGGGCTGCTGACCATTCCCGCGCTGCTAACCGCAGGGCTACCACCGCATCTGGTACTGGGCACCAACAAGCTCTGCGCCACCTTCGGGTCAGCCACGGCAAGCTACACCTTTTACCGGCGACGCCTGTTCGATCCGCGCCTCTGGCGACGGGCGCTGCTCGGCACGGCGATCGGAGCCACGCTTGGCGCCGCCCTTGCCCATCGATTGCCGGCCAGCTGGTTGAATCAGATGCTACCGCTGGTGGTCTGTGGCTGCGGCTTGTACCTGCTGTTCAGTCGTACGCCATCAGGTACAGCCGCGACTACCCCGCTACTCATCGCCCCGCGTCGCCAATGGCCGCAAGGCTTGGGGCTGGGGTTCTATGACGGCGTTGCGGGGCCAGGCACCGGGGCATTCTGGACGGTCAGCAGCCTGCTGCTTTATCCGCTGGATCTGCTGCGCGCCAGTGGTGTGGCGCGCAGTATGAATTTCGTCAGCAATGCTGCTGCCCTTGGCGTTTTCATCGTTGCCGGACAGGTCGCCTGGGTGCTGGGCATCGGCATGGGGCTTGCCCTGATGAGTGGGGCGTACTTCGGCGCACGCACAGCCATCCATGGCGGCGCAAAGTTCATCCGTCCGGTGTTCATTCTGGTGGTGCTGGCGCTGAGCGTGCGTCTAGCCTGGCAGCACTGGGTCATCGCGGCCTAGGCGCCGCGCGAGGTAGAGCTCGATCAGATAACGGGCAATCGACTGGCGCGCCGGCAGTTCCGGCAGGCGGTGGATGGAAAACCAGCGCGCATCCTCGATTTCTTCGGGCTGCGGAACAATCTCGCCCGCCGCGTATTCGGCGTGGAAACCCAGCATCAACGAATGCGGGAACGGCCAGCCTTGGCTGGTGATGTAGCGTGGCGGGTGGATCGACACACCGACCTCTTCGCGCACCTCACGCTCGACGCATTGCTCGACCGATTCACCCGGCTCGACGTAGCCGGCCAGCGTGCTGTACACCCCGGGGGCAAAACGCGGCGAGCGCGCGAGCAACAATTCGTCACCACGCGTGACCAGCACGATCATGCTGGGCGAAAGACGCGGGTAATGATGGATGCCGCAGTCCGGGCAATACATGGCGCGCTCGCGTGCATGCTGCTGCATACGCGCCCCGCAATGACCGCAGAAGCGATGCTGCGTCGCCCAGGTTCCGATTTGCGCGGCGTAGCCAAGCATGCGAAACAGATCGCGGTCGTCGTTGTGCAGCATGAACTGCCGCAGTCCCTGCCAGCTCGCACCCGGTATGGCGACCGGGCGGTCCAGCTCGAAAAGGAACACCGCATCGCCATCGAAGTAGCCCAATCCCTGCTCGCTCAGCAGCGGCAGCTCCAGGCGCTTGAGCCAATCACGCGGAAACAGAACGCCGTTGCTGTCGAAAAGGAACTGCTGCTGGCAATGCACCACGGCCCAGCCTCCCGGCGTAGCGGGATCGAGCAAGGCAGCGTGCCAGCGCAAGCTCATCAGGCGGCGACCGGCATTCCAAGTGCCCGGACGCTTTCGCTGGCCAGATCGAGCACGCTGGCGCGCGAATCGTCACGGCGCAGTATCGCACCGCCGTCCAGATAATATTCCAGACTGGTCAAAGCGTCGGCGAGCGTCTCGAGCATCTGTTCGGCCGGCATCTGAGTGGATTCGAGCATCTGTTTCTGGATGAAATCCGCGCAGGCGCCGATCAGCTCTGCGGCACGCTCCTGCTCGAGAAAGCGTAGGCCTCCACGCACGGCCTGCAGACTGAAGGGCACATTGGCCAGGTGCAGTTTTTCACCGTTGGATTCCAGATAGGCGGTGATCGCACGTTTCGCCAGTGCCAGACCGGCGGACGCCTCATCGATAACCACGATGTACGCCTCGGTCAGCTGGTGATTCGCAAACGCCTCGGCTTCAAGACCTGGCGCAGCCGGCGGCATCCGCCCCTCCCGGCGCTCCCCCTTCTCCAGGCTGGCGACCATGCTTTCCACATAGAGCACGGCATCGGCCAAGCGAAGCAGCTCCTGCGCCTGCACAGGCCGCTCCTGCGTCCAAGTCGAGACCACGGCAAGCTGCGTATGCAGCGTGTTTGCAGCCGAAGACAAACCGACCATGCCGAGCGTCTTGGCCAGTTTGCCAAGCAGCGTGTGCAGGTTGGCAAAAGCCTCGGCTGGTGCCGTACCGCGTTCAATGAGATCCAGCAAGTCCTTCAGGCTGGCCAGCTCTTCCCGGATGGCAGAGGACAGCGACCGCATAACCCCCTGACCGGGGCCAGCCAGACGCTGGGACTCTTCCTCGAGCATGTGATCGGTGAACGGCAATGCTCCGAGCGCAAACACCTCTCGCACCTGCATCGCTAGCGGCCCGGCGCTGTCGGCCAGCGCAACCAGATACAGCAATTCCTTGAGCAGGCTGCGCGAGGTTTCATAGTCAGGATTGACGAGCAACTGCTTGAGCTCACGATCCAGACGGGAAAACAGCTGCTTGCGCGATTTGCGCGGCAGTAACTGGCCGTCGAGCTGACTCTCAAGCGCCGCACCACCGATCCAGCACAAACGACCGGCCGGCAGGTGGGCATAGAGCTGCTCAAGGCGCCCTAGCGCCCGGGCCATCAATCTCAGGCTGGCAGCCAGGTTGTCCTCGCGGAGGAAACCCAGCAGACCGATCTGGTACATGTGCCGCATGCGTCGCGTCTCGGCATTCAAGTCCGCGACAGGCCGCGCGTGCGACAGGCTCACCGGACGCGCATGATCCAGGCGCGCACTGAAAAAGAAGCTCTCTGGCAGCAGCGGTTGCGAAGCCGCCAGACGCAAGGCATTGATCGCCGGAAGCAAGAGCTCGGGCATCTCCTGCCGGCTCGCATCGACACTTTCGAGATAGCGCCGTAGCACATACAGGCCGTTGCTCATCGCCGCCATCTGACTGTCACGCTCTTCGCTGGCTCCCACCGGGATATCCATCGCGAGCTGCAGCACTTCCTGCGCCAGCAGCTCCGCTCCGGCCAACTCGATGAGGTTGAGCGTGCCACGAACCTGCTTGAGATTTTCCACCGCCTGCTGCAGCAAGCCGCCATTGTTGCGATCGATGATGAAGTGTTCGAGGCTCTGCTCCGCCTCTTCCATCGTGGCGAACAGTTCGTCGCGAACCAGACCGAGCGATGTAGCTCCAGTAACCATGCCTAGTGCGCCTCCCGCGCAGCGTTGTTGTGACGCATCAGTCGGCAAAGTCCGGCTTCTGTTTGGTCATGTGTGCGGTAACTGCAACCCGAAGATCGGCCGCCTGCAGCATTGCGGCGTTCCAAGTGGCAATGTACTCCAGGCCGTCATCGACCCGATGGTCGCGCATGTAGCGGATCATCTCCTTGGTGCCGCGAATCGCCAGAGGCGACTTTTCCGCAATCTGTCGCGCCAGGTCCTGCACGCCGTCCTGCAATGCCTGCTGATCGGCGTAGGTACGGTTGACCAGGCCGATCGCACGCGCTTCTTCACCATTGATGGTGCGACCGGTAAAAGCGAGTTCGCGCATCATACCGTCGCCGATGATGCGCGGGAGCCGTTGCAGGGTACCGACATCGGCCGCCATGCCCATGTCGATCTCCTTGATCGAAAACTGCGCATCGCTGGTGCTGTAGCGCATGTCGCACGCGGAGATCAGGTCAATCGCACCGCCCAGGCAGTAGCCCTGGATCGCCGCGATGACTGGCTTGCGACAGTTGTCCACGGCGTTGAACGAAGCCTGGAGCGAGAGAATCTTGCGCCGCAGTTTTTCGGCGTTGCGCCCGACATCCTTGCCCAGCTCGCCACCCACCTGCGCCAGCAACTGCAGATCGATACCCGAGGAAAAATGTGCACCCGCTCCGCTGAGCACCACCACGCGAACGTCGTCGGTTTCGTCGATCCACTTGAATATATCGATGATCTCGGACCAGAAGGCCGCATTCATCGCATTGATCTTTTCGGGTCGATTGATCACGACATTCGCGACTTTATCAGCCAGCTCGACACGAAAGGCTTGGTATTGGTTCACGCAATGATCCTCGGCAGCCGATGCAGCAAGCGCGGCAGGCGGCATGGAAACTTTTTGTCTGACGGCCCGTTTCTAGCGGCGCAACTATAACAAGCAGCCCGCGGGCCGGTGCATGTCGATGCGGACGATGTGAAACAGACCACGCATGCTCAGCGCCCAATGAACGCTAGCCATAACCTACTGAACAGCTTGTAAAAAAGCCGATCAAGCTTCGCGCACGCAATCCACGGTATACAAGGTGCCCGTCGTTGCCTGCTCCTTCTGCAGACCATGCACATCGGCATCGAAGCCCGGAAAGCGCTCGGCGAAAGCGCGAGCGAAGCGAAGATAATCCACAATCGAACGGGTCTGCGGCGTAAAGCGTTCGCCTGGCATGATCAGTGGGATTCCCGGCGGATACGGCACCAGCATGACCGCGCAGACACGCCCTTCCAGTTCGTCTATGGACACCGCTTCGACCTCCCCGCGTACCAGCTTGTCGTAGGCATCGGCAGGCTTGAGCGCGAGCTCCGGCAGAACCGTGTACATCCGCCGCATCGCCCGCGCGGTGGCGTTCTCGCGATAACAGCGATGCAGTTCGTCGCACAGATCGCGCAACCCCATGCCCTCGTAGACGACGCCCCCGGCACGCGCGATGGAAGGTAGCGCCTCGCAGAGCGGACGATTGGTGTCATAGTGGCGCTTGAACTCCAGCAACTCGGTAAGCAAGGTGCTCCACTTGCCCTTGGTGATCCCCATGGAGAACAGCACCAGCATCGAATACAGGCCGGTTTTCTCCACCACCAGGCCACGCTCCCAGAGGAACTTGCTCACCACCGCTGCAGGGATGCCGCGGTCGCTCAGCATGCCGGCGGCATTGAGGCCCGGAGTCGCCAGCGTCACTTTGATGGGATCGAGCAGCACGTAGTCCTCGGCCATCTCGCCGAAACCGTGCCACTCGGCCTCCGGCTCCAGCAGCCAGTCGGCCGTTGCCGGCGCTTCGGCGCCGTCGACCTCGGGCGGCTGCCAGATGGTGAACCACCAGTCGTCCTTGGCAATGTGCTGGCGCAGGTTGGCCAGTGCACGGCGAAAGCTCAGCGCTTCATCGAAGGTTTCCTGGATCAGCGACCGCCCCGCCGGCCCTTCCATCATGGCCGATGCCACGTCCAGCGATGCAAGGATGCCGTACTGCGGCGAAGTGGAGGTGTGCATCATGAACGCCTCGTTGAAACGGTCACGATCAAGCTGCCGTGTGCGGCTGTCGAGCACGTGAATCATCGAGGCCTGGCTGAATGCGGCTAGCAGCTTGTGCGTCGAGTGGGTGGTGAACACCAGCGGGCCTTGCTCGCGCGTGTCCATCCCGTAGCGGCCGTCATAGAACTCGTGAAACGCGGCATAGGCAAACCAGGCCTCGTCGAAATGCAGCACCTCGACGCTGTCGATTAGCGCGCGCTTGATCAGGTTGGCGTTGTAGCACAGGCCGTCGTAGGTCGAGTTCGTGATGACCGCGAGCTTCACCTTTGGCGCCCGGCCACGAGCCAGCGGGTTGGCATCGATCTTGGCCGCGATCGACTCGCGGCTAAATTCCGACAGCGGGATCGGGCCGATGATGCCCAGCTCATTGCGCGCCGGCGAGAGATACAGCGGAATCGCACCGGTCATGATGATCGCGTGCAGGATCGACTTGTGGCAGTTGCGGTCGACCAGCACCAGGTCGTCGCGCGCAACCATCGAATGCCAGACGATCTTGTTCGCCGTCGAGGTACCGTTAATGACGAAGAAGGTATGGTCAGCCCCGAAATTGCGCGCTGCCCGCGCCTCCGCGGCTGCCAGCGGACCGGTGTGATCCAGCAGCGAACCGAGTTCGGGCACCGAGACCGAGAGGTCGGAGCGCAGCGTGTTCTCGCCGAAGAACTGGTGGAACGCCTGCCCCACCGGACTCTTACGATACGCAACACCGCCGCCGTGTCCGGGCGTATGCCAGGAATAGTTGGAGTCATGAGTGTGCTGCACCAGCGCACGAAAGAACGGCGGCAGCAGGTCTTCGAGATAGCTGCGTGCAGCGCGCGCGACCTGACGGGCAAGAAATGGCACGGTGTCTTCGTACAGGTACAGCAGTCCGCGCAGCTCGTTGAGATCGGCCATCGCCTCGGCTGGCGCATTTTCGATCGTGATCTGCTCACCGAGCGCAAAGATCGGCAGCTTCGGCGCACGACGGCGTGCCACCCGAATAAGCTCCACTACGTCGTGCAACAGCCGCTGGTTCTCGCCAGCGCCCTCGGCCGCCACCAGAATGCAGGCTAGACCGTGGTGAGTTGAAGCGACGATGCGGCCTTCGGCCGAACTGGCAGTTGGCAGGATGGCGAAGCCGTCCTGCTCGAGTTCTGCGGCGATGCCGCGAATGCGTTCGCCGGCAACGGTATCGGCCTTGATGTCGCGATGAACGATGAGAACCGGAAACTTCAGGTCTTTGTACATGAGCGCTTCCCTAGGAGGATCAACCTCAGGGTAGAAGCGCCGCCGCCAAAACGATAGGGAAAACCGGTCAGCCGTCCAGTTGCACCCACAACGGCGCCGCACCGCTGGCCTTCTCGATCGCTGCCAAACGCGCGGCATGCGCGGCCATCTCCTCGTCGCTGGCGCGCAGCACGATGGTGCGCTGGCGATCGGCCGGCAGCCGGCGAATCGGGCTCGGCTGCGCTCGGCCACCGTTGCCGCTGTCGGCACCGTCGCCCGCCAGCGAAAGGTTGGTCTGCCCGCCGGTCATGGTCAGCCAGACGTCGGCGAGAATCTCCGCGTCGAGCAGTGCGCCGTGCAGATCGCGGCCCGAGTTGTCCACGCCATAACGCTTGCACAACGCATCCAGGCTGTTGCGCTGGCCCGGATGGCGCTCGCGGGCCATCAGCAGGGTATCCAGCACCGAGCAGTGGTCGGTGATCTCGGCGCGCTCTTGCTGACCGAGCAGGGCGAATTCGTTGTTGATGAACCCGATATCGAACGCCGCGTTATGGATAACCAGCTGCGCGTCCCGGATGAACTCGAAGAACTCATCGGCAACATCACGGAAACGCGGCTTGTCGGCGAGAAACTCGTTGGTGATTCCGTGGACGGCGATCGCGCCCTCGTCCACCTCACGGTCCGGCTGCAGGTAGACATGGTAATGCCGTCCGGTCAGGCGCCGGCCGATCACTTCGACGCAGCCGATCTCGATGATCCGGTGACCATCGGTCACCGGCATACCCGTGGTTTCGGTATCCAGCACTACGCTACGCATGTCTTCGCTCGCTTACACAATCGGTTGACGTTTGGCCTGCACCACGCCGCGGTTGGCCAGCAGATCGGCCTGTTCGTTGCCCGGATGGCCGGTATGCCCGCGCACCCACTTCCAGCTGACCTGATGACGATTGACCTGCTTGTCGAGCTGTTGCCAAAGATCCGCGTTCTTTACCGGCTGCTTGCTGGCCGTCTTCCAGCCGCGTTTCTTCCAGTTCGGCAGCCAATCGTTGATGCCCTGCATCACGTACTGGGAATCTGTCACCAGACGCACCTGGCAGGGACGCTTGAGCTCGGCAAGCGCACGAATCGCCGCCATCAGCTCCATGCGGTTGTTGGTGGTCTGCGCTTCGCCGCCCCAGAGTTCGCGCTTGACACCTTTATATATCAGTAGCGCACCCCAACCACCGGGGCCCGGATTACCTTTGCAGGCGCCATCCGTATAGATTTCGACCAGCTCGTCGCTCATGAGAAAGTGCTTACCCTGTCAATCGGAATGGCGTGGCACAAGGACGCCGACGCTCGATTACTCGGCATCCCGGCGGCTGACCTTGGCCACCGGCAGTGGCAACAGCTTGCCCATGCGCTCGCGTCGCTGTTCACGCAACGGGCGCAGGCCGATCATCAGCTTACGTGCCACCAGAACGTAAAATCCGCCATTTGGCGCCTGCAGACGCTGCCCAAGCGACTCCAGGCGCAGCAGACGCGATTGCCACTCGCTCGAAGAAAGCGGCGGACAATAGCACCCGAAACGCCGATTCTCCAGCGCAAATCCGAGCAGGTTGAGCCAGTCCGCGACCCGTGTCGGACGGATGCAGCGCGCCTGCCGCAACGGTTCGCGCGACACCAGACGACGGGCACCCCACAGGCTCCAGGGATTGATACCGACGATCAGCAGATGCCCGCCCGGTCGTACGCTTCGCGCCGCCTCCCGTAGCAAGGCGTGGGGTGACAAGCTGAAATCCAGACCATGTTGCAGCAGTACCACGTCGGCCGCGTGCTCGCCGATCGGCCAGGCCTGCTCATCGCAGGCAATTTCCACACCGGCAAGCGCCGCCCCGAGCCTGACGCTGCGTTTGATCTTCGGCGGCACGACCGAGGCGCCGGAAAACGGGCCGTAATGCACGAGATAGCTGCCGAAGCAGCGATTCAATTCATCGCCGAGTACGCGCTGCTCCTGTTCGAGCAGCTGACGCCCCAGCGGGCCGGCAAACCAGTCGTTGGCCTCTGCGATCATGCGCAGCCACCGATCGTTTGTCTGGGCACAAGGTTGCGGCTTCATCGTTGGGCTCCTTTGCTCGGTCCTGCCTTCGATGTCACTTTCGCTAGGTTTACGCTCGCCGATGTCCTGTTAGGATGCGCTTTTGTCACTGTCTTGGCGACCCGACCATGCTGAAGATCGAGGCACTGCCCGCGTTCACCGACAACTATATCTGGCTGCTGCAGGATGACACGCAACGCCGCTGCGCCGCGGTCGATCCCGGCGACGCTGCGCCGGTACTGGCATGGCTGGCGGCCAATCCGGACTGGCAACTGACCGACATCCTCGTCACCCATCACCATCATGACCACGTCGGCGGTATTGCCTCGCTGAAGGCGGGCACCAGCGCTCGCGTTCATGGCCCCGCCAACGAACGCATTCCCGGCTGCGATCACGCACTGCAAGATGGCCAGCGAGTCCGAATTCTCGGCCATGTGCTGCTTGTATTGGCGGTTCCGGGCCATACCCTGGGCCATATCGCCTACTACCATCACGATGACGAACAGCCGTGGCTACTGAGTGGTGACACGCTGTTCGCCGCTGGCTGCGGGCGCCTGTTCGAGGGCACGCCACAGCAGATGCACGATTCGTTGCAGCGCCTGGCGGCCTTGCCGGAGCGCACGCTCGTCTACTGCACCCACGAGTACACGCTAAGCAACCTGCGTTTCGCCCTGGCGGTGGAACCGAACAACTGCGAGATCAGCAAACGCTTGCAGGATGTTACCGAGTGCCGCGCGGCAAACCACAGCAGCCTGCCCACGCGAATCGACCTCGAGCTGGCCACCAACCCCTTCCTACGCTGCGGGATAGACGCTGTACGCATGGCCGCGCAGGCACATAGCGAGACCGAACTGAATGCGTCAGCAGAGGTTTTCGCGGCGCTACGCGCCTGGAAAGATCGTTTCTGAACAACCTCGACAGGTTCCCGAAACGCGGCAGCGCGCTTGACCCACCGGAACCCGGTTTCTAGAATCCGGCGAATTTTATTTCCCGGAAAACCTCCAGCCAATGCCGCCAGCGCCCAAAAGACGCTGCGTTCCAGACGCCTTGGCAGCCTCTGGACGCGCCCTCGCCGCCGCCCTCTGCGTGACCCTTGCGGGCTGCCAGAGCAACGCGCCGCAGGATTACTCATCCACTCGTTCGGTGGCGCCGCTCACCATCGAGCAGGATCCCCTGTGGCTGTCGGACAAGTCCGTGGCGCCGGAGCACGAGGACATCTGGGAACGCATTCGCGATGGTTTCATGCTGCAGGAACACCTGGACAGCAATCCGCGCATCGAACAGCAGCGCCTTCTGTTTGCCAGTCGTCCCGGTTCCGTTCAAACGGCCACCGCCCGCGGTGGGCCGTACATTCACTACATCGTCGAACGGCTGGAAGAGCGTGACATGCCGCTGGAGCTGGCGCTGCTACCAGTGATCGAAAGCGCTTACGACCCCTTCGCCTACTCCCCGGCCCACGCGGTAGGCCTGTGGCAGTTCATCCCCTCTACCGGCCGCCATTTCAACCTGCGCCAGACCAATTGGTACGACGGCCGACGCGACATCACTGCCTCGACCAACGCAGCCCTGCGCTACCTGAGCTATCTGCACGGGCTGTTCAACGGTGACTGGCTCCTGGCCCTCGCGGCCTACAACGCAGGCGAAGGAACCGTCAGCCGTGCCATCGAACGCAACCAGAAGCTCGGGCTGCCGACCGACTACTGGAACCTGCCGCTGCCGCGCGAAACGCGTGACTACGTCCCCAAGCTGCTTGCGCTCTCGCAACTGGTCAACGCGCCGGAAGCCTATGGCATCACGCTCAGCCCAATCGCGAACGAGCCCTACTTCGAAGTAGTACCGTTGAAACAGCGTATGGACTTAGCGCAAATCGCGCAGATGGCGGATCTCGATGAAGACGAGCTTTATCAGCTGAATCCGGCATTCACTCGGCGCATCACTCTCGATGGCCCGCAGCAGCTGCTGGTACCGCTGGACAAGGCCGAAATGCTGACTGCCAGCCTGGCGCTGATGAAGCCGCAAGACATGGCCAGCTGGCAGCAGTACAGCGTACGCCCGGGCGACACCCTCAACAGCATTGCCGAGCGTCATCAAATCAGTGTCACCACGCTTCGCGACCTCAATCGTCTGCGCAGCAACCGGCTACGCATCGGTCAAGTCCTCAGCATTCCCTCGCGCCTAGGCAGCGAACCGACAGGCGAGTTGCTCCAGGCAGTCGCGCGCCGCACGCCTAGCACACCGCGTAGCTATCGCGTCAAAGCCGGCGACAACCTATGGGATATAGCCAAGGCCCAGCGGGTGTCGGTACGCGATCTGCAGCGCTGGAACAAGCTCTCCGGCAGCAGCCTGAAGGTAGGCCAGGCGCTCTTTCTGCAGGGCCCGGCGCCCGCCAGCGCCACCAAGGCAGCGGCACCGACTTACTACAAGGTGCGCAAGGGCGATTCGCTTTACCAGATCGCCAAACGTTTCAACATCCACGTCAGCAAGCTGAAAACCTGGAATCCCAAGGGGACACAAGTGCTGCGCCCTGGACAGCTGCTCACGCTCTACCTGCCGAACTGATTGCCGGTCAGCTACGCCGCGATAGCGCCGCGAGACAACGTCCGACCAACTGAGTGAAGCGCTGGAACGCCACGAACTGCTCATGCTTGAGCGCGCGCCCCGATATCCGGCAATCGGCGTACAGCACACCGATCTCATGGGTTCCCGCCATGAGCGGCGCAATGAAGAACATGCCTTTTCCCAGCCACTGCCGGATCGGTTGCGTCACCAGGTCCTCAAGGTTGTAACTGGCCGGCACACCCATCCAGAGGGATTGCCGCTGACGCAGAGCGTAACTGAAGATGTGCGGCTGCTCGGGCTGTTCGGCAGGAAGCACAAACTCTTCCGCCCACTTCTGAGTACCCACACCGATCGCACCACGCACACGGAAACACGTCTGCCGATCGGCCAGCACAGCGACCATCACCCGCTCCAGCCCGGCACCATGATGAAGTCCGTCGAGCAGCGTTTGCAGAATCAGGCCAACATCGCCACCACGCGTCGCCATCAGCCCCAGATCCTGCAAGGCCTGCTGCATCTTCAGCAGATTCGGTTGCAGCAGACTGGCCTGATGCTGCGACTGCTGCAGCTGAATCTGCTCCGGATCGGTGCTGGGAATCAGTCGACACAGCCTGTCGGCGCCGAACGTCGAGGCGACCTCCACAGCCTCGTCGGCGCTGGCCAGGATCAGTCGTAGCGCGTCCTCTTCGGTCACGCCGGTAAAGGCAGCGTACTCACTGATAAGCCCGCTCATACGTGGCGATCCCCAGCCCTCCAGCGCCGCCTCGCTGATCCTCACGCCGAGCAACACCGAACGTACCCCGGCATCGCTGCTGCTGGCTGCGCTGTGCGCGAGCGAGATCAGCTCGCCGAGGTTCCAGCTCTTGGTCAGCCCCAGCGTCAGTTGACGGAAACTTGTACCCAGCACCTGCTGTACGGCCTCCTCGGCCTTCACCCCGGGCTGCGCAAGCATTGCCGCCAGTTCGTCAGCCTGCTCGCCGCCGCAGCCCCAGAAAGCCAGCTCGCCGACGTTGAACAGCAGCGCCGCGATGAACACTTCTTCCTCGTGGCGCGGAATCACATAGCCAGAAACATTGCGCGCCTGTACCGCTGCATGAAACGAGCGAGCCAGCAACTCCTGCAGCTGGTGCCGCGGCGCCCGGTCGAGCAAGCCGTCAATCAGGCTCACCGACAGGCTGATCAGGCGGACGTTGTCGAAGCCGATCATGA belongs to Pseudomonas phenolilytica and includes:
- a CDS encoding class I SAM-dependent methyltransferase produces the protein MKPQPCAQTNDRWLRMIAEANDWFAGPLGRQLLEQEQRVLGDELNRCFGSYLVHYGPFSGASVVPPKIKRSVRLGAALAGVEIACDEQAWPIGEHAADVVLLQHGLDFSLSPHALLREAARSVRPGGHLLIVGINPWSLWGARRLVSREPLRQARCIRPTRVADWLNLLGFALENRRFGCYCPPLSSSEWQSRLLRLESLGQRLQAPNGGFYVLVARKLMIGLRPLREQRRERMGKLLPLPVAKVSRRDAE
- the gloB gene encoding hydroxyacylglutathione hydrolase: MLKIEALPAFTDNYIWLLQDDTQRRCAAVDPGDAAPVLAWLAANPDWQLTDILVTHHHHDHVGGIASLKAGTSARVHGPANERIPGCDHALQDGQRVRILGHVLLVLAVPGHTLGHIAYYHHDDEQPWLLSGDTLFAAGCGRLFEGTPQQMHDSLQRLAALPERTLVYCTHEYTLSNLRFALAVEPNNCEISKRLQDVTECRAANHSSLPTRIDLELATNPFLRCGIDAVRMAAQAHSETELNASAEVFAALRAWKDRF
- a CDS encoding lytic transglycosylase, with amino-acid sequence MPPAPKRRCVPDALAASGRALAAALCVTLAGCQSNAPQDYSSTRSVAPLTIEQDPLWLSDKSVAPEHEDIWERIRDGFMLQEHLDSNPRIEQQRLLFASRPGSVQTATARGGPYIHYIVERLEERDMPLELALLPVIESAYDPFAYSPAHAVGLWQFIPSTGRHFNLRQTNWYDGRRDITASTNAALRYLSYLHGLFNGDWLLALAAYNAGEGTVSRAIERNQKLGLPTDYWNLPLPRETRDYVPKLLALSQLVNAPEAYGITLSPIANEPYFEVVPLKQRMDLAQIAQMADLDEDELYQLNPAFTRRITLDGPQQLLVPLDKAEMLTASLALMKPQDMASWQQYSVRPGDTLNSIAERHQISVTTLRDLNRLRSNRLRIGQVLSIPSRLGSEPTGELLQAVARRTPSTPRSYRVKAGDNLWDIAKAQRVSVRDLQRWNKLSGSSLKVGQALFLQGPAPASATKAAAPTYYKVRKGDSLYQIAKRFNIHVSKLKTWNPKGTQVLRPGQLLTLYLPN
- a CDS encoding HDOD domain-containing protein, whose amino-acid sequence is MGARSQGLQAWIERLNQSELPALAGVVQDLQRLTQEQHASVQQLADVLLRDAALTSKVLRVGNSSYYNPSQEVIKTITRAIVMIGFDNVRLISLSVSLIDGLLDRAPRHQLQELLARSFHAAVQARNVSGYVIPRHEEEVFIAALLFNVGELAFWGCGGEQADELAAMLAQPGVKAEEAVQQVLGTSFRQLTLGLTKSWNLGELISLAHSAASSSDAGVRSVLLGVRISEAALEGWGSPRMSGLISEYAAFTGVTEEDALRLILASADEAVEVASTFGADRLCRLIPSTDPEQIQLQQSQHQASLLQPNLLKMQQALQDLGLMATRGGDVGLILQTLLDGLHHGAGLERVMVAVLADRQTCFRVRGAIGVGTQKWAEEFVLPAEQPEQPHIFSYALRQRQSLWMGVPASYNLEDLVTQPIRQWLGKGMFFIAPLMAGTHEIGVLYADCRISGRALKHEQFVAFQRFTQLVGRCLAALSRRS